In Candidatus Gastranaerophilales bacterium, a single genomic region encodes these proteins:
- a CDS encoding glycosyltransferase family 39 protein: protein MTFIKKEYKAILFFMLLMVINICIFNHKFLDIIYSDIGREAYFAQEILNGQLMYRDFFNNYTPFNHLFLALAFKIFGIHLDTLFYLGCINALSIILLLYSIAKRFLSRMTSVLFCVFIMEFCVFQATAVNFIMPYTYAMVFGINFALISIVSYFNYWENPDKKIFLPIAFLSVGLAISNKYEFLFLLLLLLVDMLRRKTSIKDIGSMIAITFLPLILLLILLFYQGLTYSDMANYLNFSIKYVNTDAMKEFYSGLTLFDFKIFVMTLKSFLIASLLGFGSYWYGKFISNKSKFVKIIMTFGLAYIFLLVIFNHSLYFRLYFFNFLPVMLFVLALIKAKYIYKSTSLFIFVGFSILFSLKTFWSLSTTFGYGQYTLPFILLSIIILLKEFYIKDVYRNKIYKNTTIWFFSIYLFACFIINLHIINARTYKVETPRGIFYSMPTEGKMFEDLFSYIKTQTKNSDKILVFPESDLINFLTDRQSDGNYCGMKPELVEAYGEKNLIQHFQNEPPEYIVVINYFFRSEIIFGYDYAKDFYSWIKDNYTLEKVYQGKSIILIYKRWN, encoded by the coding sequence ATGACATTTATAAAAAAAGAATATAAAGCAATTTTGTTTTTTATGCTTTTGATGGTTATAAATATTTGTATTTTTAATCATAAGTTTTTGGATATTATCTATTCAGATATTGGAAGAGAAGCATATTTTGCCCAAGAGATTTTAAACGGGCAACTTATGTACAGAGATTTTTTCAATAATTATACGCCTTTTAATCATTTGTTTTTAGCGTTAGCGTTTAAAATATTTGGAATTCACCTTGATACATTATTCTATCTGGGCTGTATTAATGCGTTATCAATAATTTTGTTACTGTATTCAATTGCCAAAAGGTTTTTGAGTAGGATGACTTCCGTTCTTTTTTGCGTATTTATTATGGAGTTTTGTGTTTTTCAAGCTACGGCAGTGAATTTTATTATGCCTTATACCTATGCAATGGTTTTCGGTATAAATTTTGCATTAATCTCTATTGTTTCATATTTTAATTATTGGGAGAATCCTGACAAAAAAATATTTTTACCAATAGCTTTTTTATCAGTAGGGTTGGCAATATCAAACAAGTATGAATTTCTATTTTTGTTATTGTTGCTCTTAGTAGATATGCTTCGCCGAAAAACTTCAATAAAAGATATTGGTTCAATGATAGCTATTACTTTTTTACCTTTGATTTTGCTATTAATCCTTTTATTTTATCAAGGTTTAACTTATTCTGATATGGCAAATTATCTCAATTTTTCTATAAAGTATGTCAATACTGATGCAATGAAAGAATTCTATTCGGGCTTAACTCTTTTCGATTTTAAGATATTTGTTATGACACTCAAGTCATTTTTAATTGCTTCATTGTTAGGGTTTGGCTCATATTGGTATGGGAAATTCATATCTAATAAATCAAAATTTGTTAAAATAATAATGACATTTGGACTTGCTTATATTTTTTTGTTAGTTATTTTTAATCATAGCTTGTATTTTAGACTCTATTTTTTCAATTTCCTACCGGTAATGTTGTTTGTTCTTGCTCTGATTAAGGCAAAATATATTTATAAAAGCACTTCATTATTTATATTTGTCGGGTTTTCTATTTTATTTTCATTGAAAACATTTTGGTCATTGTCGACAACATTTGGCTATGGTCAATATACGTTACCTTTTATCTTATTATCAATAATAATTCTATTAAAAGAATTTTATATAAAAGATGTTTATAGGAATAAAATATATAAAAATACAACTATATGGTTTTTTTCTATTTATCTATTTGCTTGTTTTATAATTAATCTTCACATCATAAATGCAAGAACATATAAAGTAGAAACTCCGAGAGGTATATTTTATTCTATGCCTACAGAAGGGAAAATGTTTGAAGATTTGTTTTCGTATATCAAAACTCAAACAAAAAATTCGGACAAAATATTGGTTTTCCCTGAAAGTGACTTGATAAATTTTTTAACAGATAGGCAAAGTGACGGAAATTATTGCGGTATGAAACCGGAGCTCGTCGAAGCTTACGGCGAAAAAAATTTAATCCAACATTTTCAAAATGAACCCCCCGAGTATATAGTTGTTATAAATTATTTCTTCCGCTCTGAAATTATTTTTGGATATGATTATGCCAAAGATTTCTATAGCTGGATAAAAGATAACTATACTCTTGAAAAAGTATATCAAGGTAAATCGATAATTTTGATTTATAAAAGATGGAATTAG
- the ftsZ gene encoding cell division protein FtsZ, with protein MENFGPDIFGRKDSKEQTSASIAAQGLSNAANIKVIGVGGGGGNAVNRMIKAGLSGVDFWAMNTDAQVLEMSTADNKIRLGNKLTSGLGAGGDPSVGEKAAEETRDDIVQALDGADMVFVTSGMGGGTGTGAAPVVAKIAKELGALTIGVVTKPFSFEGKRRMNQALQGLEKLKETVDALIVIPNDKLLEVVERRTTMREAFQVVDEVLLRGVQGISDIITVPGLINVDFADVKAVMQASGSALMGIGRGTGEGRAMEAAKLAINSPLLETSINGASGIIMNVTGGPDMTLHEVTEAAQVIHDAVLDDAIVTFGSVIDDRIQGEIQITVIATGFELKGSTLTPTKKVEEPAVKPINVADFFSGSASFNAAQPQPAVQGPKATQELATNILDIPDFLKK; from the coding sequence GTGGAAAATTTCGGACCAGATATTTTCGGAAGAAAAGACAGTAAAGAACAAACTTCCGCATCTATTGCAGCACAAGGGTTATCAAATGCTGCTAACATTAAAGTTATAGGTGTCGGTGGCGGTGGCGGAAATGCCGTTAACAGAATGATAAAAGCCGGATTAAGCGGTGTTGACTTTTGGGCTATGAATACTGATGCTCAAGTTTTAGAAATGTCAACTGCTGACAATAAAATCCGTTTAGGAAATAAATTAACAAGCGGTTTAGGTGCAGGCGGTGACCCGTCTGTAGGCGAAAAAGCTGCTGAAGAAACAAGAGATGATATCGTTCAAGCACTTGATGGTGCTGATATGGTTTTCGTTACTTCCGGCATGGGCGGTGGTACAGGTACCGGTGCAGCTCCTGTTGTCGCTAAAATCGCAAAAGAACTCGGTGCTTTGACTATCGGTGTTGTTACAAAGCCGTTTAGCTTTGAAGGTAAAAGAAGAATGAATCAAGCTCTTCAAGGTCTTGAAAAATTAAAAGAAACTGTTGATGCTTTGATTGTTATTCCGAATGATAAATTATTAGAAGTTGTTGAACGCAGAACTACAATGAGAGAAGCTTTCCAAGTAGTTGATGAAGTTCTTTTAAGAGGTGTTCAAGGCATATCAGATATCATTACAGTCCCCGGTTTAATCAATGTTGACTTTGCCGATGTAAAAGCTGTTATGCAAGCTTCAGGTTCAGCATTAATGGGTATCGGTCGTGGTACAGGTGAAGGCAGAGCTATGGAAGCTGCTAAACTTGCTATCAATTCACCATTGCTTGAAACTTCAATTAACGGTGCTTCAGGTATCATTATGAACGTCACCGGTGGTCCTGATATGACATTGCATGAAGTTACAGAAGCTGCTCAAGTTATTCATGATGCAGTGCTTGATGATGCTATTGTTACTTTCGGTTCTGTAATTGATGATAGAATTCAAGGCGAAATTCAAATTACTGTCATTGCGACAGGTTTTGAATTGAAGGGTTCTACTCTTACACCGACTAAAAAGGTTGAAGAACCTGCTGTTAAACCGATTAATGTTGCAGATTTCTTCTCAGGTTCAGCGTCTTTTAATGCTGCTCAACCTCAACCTGCAGTTCAAGGACCTAAGGCTACTCAAGAATTGGCTACAAACATTCTTGATATTCCTGATTTCTTGAAAAAATAG
- a CDS encoding glycosyltransferase family 39 protein, producing MDFVKKEYKSLIVIISVFILCVIWQMYKTANFYVDFGREAYYPQAILNGELLYRDIFNNYGPFSYLYNAFLYKLFGSNLCILYFSGCLNALSIVITLFIIARNFLSKRVSCVFSIFILIFCCFGISFMNYIMPYSYAMVYGLNFFLISVALYLKYIDNFSDKKYLFLAFLFAGLAVANKYEFGLYLLMLIGGLFWRKENLKNSIVCIGSALFPSLILFLFLFYQGLTFDNLLFWSQHIFAFATAEGVKNAYGEGLTLSIGGMLKIIFSVSLLIWLVSIITFIVRLMSAKSLKYALPAYVLTGYVFIILMINKWSFFLYLLLSGLCIIVTILMFVNIKKLLNYPKILFLSASALLISLKSYWLLNTFAGYGKFFVPLLLLAGLVLIRYSYIKNVEAEKVFNQVCVLFLIFYTIGVTLIYQATLAQKTYQIETPRGKLLVNKTDYNAFSGVISYLQQNAKASDKVYVLPEPALVNFLTDTKANCTYNALTPEFIEAFGEDKIIKDFEKLQPEYIIMQNSSLNRYSYIFGFDYGHKLYMWVFANYSLEGYVLSDTNMLFFKKK from the coding sequence ATGGATTTTGTTAAAAAAGAATATAAGTCTTTAATCGTTATAATTTCTGTTTTTATTTTGTGTGTTATTTGGCAAATGTATAAGACTGCAAATTTTTATGTGGATTTTGGCAGAGAGGCTTATTATCCTCAGGCTATATTGAACGGTGAGCTTTTATATCGGGATATTTTTAATAATTACGGACCTTTTTCTTATCTTTATAATGCTTTTTTATATAAATTATTCGGCTCAAATCTTTGCATCTTATATTTTTCAGGTTGTCTGAATGCTCTTTCAATCGTTATTACTTTATTTATAATAGCGAGAAATTTTTTATCAAAAAGGGTTTCATGTGTTTTTAGTATTTTTATTTTGATTTTTTGTTGTTTTGGTATAAGTTTTATGAATTATATCATGCCCTATTCTTATGCTATGGTTTACGGGTTGAATTTTTTCTTAATTTCCGTTGCTTTATATTTGAAATATATTGATAATTTTTCAGATAAAAAATATTTATTTTTAGCTTTTTTATTTGCAGGATTGGCCGTCGCAAATAAATATGAGTTCGGATTGTATTTGTTAATGCTTATCGGCGGACTTTTTTGGCGAAAAGAAAATCTTAAAAATAGCATTGTTTGTATCGGCTCTGCGTTATTTCCGAGTTTAATTTTATTTCTTTTTCTTTTTTATCAAGGTTTAACTTTTGATAATTTATTGTTTTGGTCACAGCATATTTTTGCTTTTGCAACAGCTGAGGGGGTCAAAAATGCTTATGGCGAAGGCTTGACGCTTTCAATTGGAGGAATGCTTAAAATTATTTTTAGTGTTTCGTTGTTGATTTGGCTTGTTTCAATTATTACTTTTATTGTCAGATTAATGTCTGCTAAATCTTTAAAATATGCACTACCGGCTTATGTTTTGACAGGTTATGTGTTTATAATATTGATGATAAATAAATGGAGCTTTTTTCTATATTTATTATTGTCAGGCTTGTGCATAATCGTGACGATTTTGATGTTTGTTAATATAAAAAAACTTTTGAATTATCCGAAAATTCTTTTCCTTTCAGCATCGGCGTTATTGATTTCCTTAAAGTCATATTGGCTTTTAAATACGTTTGCAGGTTACGGGAAGTTTTTTGTTCCTTTGTTATTACTGGCGGGATTAGTTTTAATTCGTTATTCTTATATAAAAAATGTTGAAGCTGAAAAGGTATTCAATCAAGTTTGTGTTTTATTTTTAATTTTTTATACGATAGGCGTTACGCTTATATATCAAGCTACTTTGGCACAGAAAACATATCAAATAGAAACGCCCAGAGGCAAGTTGCTTGTAAATAAGACTGATTACAATGCTTTTAGTGGAGTCATTTCATATTTGCAACAAAATGCTAAAGCTTCTGATAAAGTCTATGTTCTACCAGAGCCTGCATTGGTTAATTTTTTAACTGATACAAAGGCAAATTGCACATATAATGCTCTTACTCCCGAGTTTATTGAAGCATTTGGCGAAGATAAAATAATAAAAGATTTTGAAAAGTTGCAACCTGAATATATAATTATGCAAAATTCAAGTTTGAATAGGTATTCTTATATATTTGGTTTTGACTACGGGCACAAACTATATATGTGGGTATTTGCGAATTATTCATTAGAAGGGTATGTCTTGTCTGATACAAATATGCTTTTTTTCAAGAAAAAATAA
- a CDS encoding PHP domain-containing protein has translation MKIDLHVHTTYSDGAFSPEKIIDTALDVGLDALAITDHDNVLSYNMATDYAKKIIPEGSKKPLEVIPGVEINTLYKGYEIHILGYYMDLENADFQKLLKVQQNARIKQTKEIISLLHKKEGMHISFEDIKKLVAPGGSIGRPHIAKAITLAGGTMNVIEAYNKYINDASSVYVQRKTVSPHDAVEIIYDAGGIPVFAHPFDVDIAEVLTKELMNFGLRGIEAYHRKHSPAMVEYYSTIAEQLGLIITGGSDFHAPNPNNGNIILGKNFIPEWIYNELKNEKKRLDMA, from the coding sequence GTGAAAATCGATTTGCACGTCCACACGACATACTCAGACGGTGCTTTTTCTCCGGAAAAAATCATCGACACAGCACTCGATGTGGGCTTAGATGCGTTAGCCATAACGGATCACGACAATGTCTTGTCGTACAATATGGCAACAGATTATGCAAAAAAGATAATTCCAGAGGGTTCTAAAAAACCTTTAGAAGTAATTCCTGGAGTTGAAATTAACACACTTTATAAAGGCTATGAAATCCATATTTTAGGTTATTATATGGATTTGGAGAATGCTGATTTTCAAAAATTATTAAAAGTTCAACAAAATGCTCGTATTAAGCAAACTAAAGAAATTATTTCCTTGTTGCATAAAAAAGAAGGTATGCATATAAGTTTTGAAGATATTAAAAAATTAGTTGCTCCCGGTGGAAGTATCGGTAGGCCGCACATTGCAAAAGCTATAACTTTAGCCGGCGGAACTATGAATGTTATTGAAGCATACAACAAATATATCAACGATGCTTCAAGTGTTTATGTCCAAAGGAAAACTGTTTCACCGCATGACGCAGTTGAAATAATTTACGACGCAGGTGGTATTCCTGTTTTTGCACACCCGTTTGACGTTGATATTGCAGAAGTTTTGACGAAAGAACTTATGAATTTCGGTTTGCGAGGAATAGAGGCTTATCACCGCAAACATTCTCCTGCCATGGTTGAGTATTATTCAACTATTGCAGAACAATTGGGTTTGATTATCACGGGAGGTTCTGATTTCCATGCCCCTAATCCAAATAACGGAAATATTATTCTCGGGAAAAACTTTATCCCTGAATGGATATATAATGAACTTAAAAATGAAAAGAAAAGATTGGACATGGCTTAA
- a CDS encoding TIGR00282 family metallophosphoesterase — translation MAQKIKILFLGDIVGKAGRLVVRDYLAALPQDGRPDFIIANVENASHGFGLTEKNYNELLSYGINCFTSGNHIWDKRDIFSYIDKADILVRPLNYPEGTKGVGSRIFEINNCKIGVINLLGRTFMTPMESPWTLIKPEMEKIKKETPIVFIDFHAEASAEKICFGKYCTEFGATAVVGTHTHVQTADETIINDCCAYITDAGFCGDAEGVIGMEYETSLKRLVTSLPERFEVAKSNVSQLNGVLITVDIESGCAQNIERINFKKSIDEVNDIMKG, via the coding sequence ATGGCACAAAAAATAAAAATATTATTTCTAGGCGATATCGTGGGCAAAGCGGGGCGACTCGTTGTTCGTGATTATCTTGCAGCTTTACCTCAAGATGGTAGGCCTGATTTTATAATCGCAAATGTTGAAAATGCTTCCCATGGCTTTGGACTTACTGAAAAAAACTATAATGAACTGCTTTCTTATGGGATAAATTGTTTTACATCAGGTAATCATATTTGGGATAAACGTGATATATTCAGCTATATTGATAAAGCTGATATCCTAGTCCGTCCATTGAATTACCCGGAGGGGACAAAGGGTGTGGGCTCTAGAATTTTTGAAATTAATAATTGTAAAATAGGTGTTATTAATTTGCTTGGTCGCACGTTTATGACTCCAATGGAATCGCCGTGGACTTTGATAAAACCTGAAATGGAAAAAATAAAAAAAGAAACTCCTATAGTTTTTATAGACTTTCATGCAGAGGCAAGTGCTGAAAAAATATGTTTTGGAAAATATTGTACCGAATTCGGTGCAACAGCGGTGGTCGGAACTCATACACATGTTCAAACTGCTGATGAAACAATTATAAATGATTGTTGTGCATATATTACAGATGCGGGTTTTTGCGGTGATGCTGAAGGTGTTATTGGTATGGAGTATGAAACGTCTTTGAAAAGATTGGTTACTTCTCTTCCTGAGAGATTTGAAGTCGCAAAATCAAATGTGTCACAGCTTAACGGTGTTTTAATTACCGTGGATATTGAAAGCGGCTGTGCACAAAATATTGAAAGAATTAATTTTAAAAAAAGTATTGATGAGGTAAATGATATTATGAAAGGGTAA
- the rny gene encoding ribonuclease Y codes for MLLIIVVIALVVALIFAFSKVKKVAAENQKLASEDKEKENLIKKEAMIAAKEALHNEKEKFIEETRERRQDLSRLESKLAKKEDTLEDKIQQATDKESQMQRKMDELDAKEDYLAELVAKQIGELERISGMSSEQAKQILLDQLKQDLQQEANHLIRENENKIKETSNEKAKEILTTTMQRCLIDQVVESTVAVVNLPSDEMKGRIIGREGRNIRTLETLTGVDLIIDDTPEAVVLSSFDPVRREIAKLALEKLIVDGRIHPVRIEEMVEKAREEIEQKIKQEGENAALDMGVMNLNKELVKTLGRLYYRTSYGQNVLKHSLEVGHIAGMIAAEIGANVYIAKRAGLLHDIGKAVDQTQEGTHIELGVELARKYGEKEEIVHAIEAHHDDVTANSIEAVLVKLADAVSAGRPGARRDTLEIYIKRLQKLEEIASSYEGIKQSFAVQAGREVRVVVQPEKFDDLASNKLARDIAKRIEDELDYPGQIRVTVVRETRTTEIAK; via the coding sequence ATGCTTTTAATCATTGTTGTGATTGCCTTGGTTGTCGCTCTTATTTTTGCATTTAGTAAGGTCAAAAAAGTAGCAGCAGAAAACCAAAAATTGGCTAGTGAAGACAAAGAAAAAGAAAACTTAATTAAAAAAGAAGCTATGATTGCGGCAAAAGAAGCACTTCATAACGAAAAAGAAAAGTTCATTGAAGAAACCCGTGAACGCAGACAAGATTTATCCAGACTTGAAAGTAAATTGGCTAAAAAAGAAGATACGCTTGAAGATAAAATCCAACAAGCTACCGATAAAGAAAGCCAAATGCAAAGAAAAATGGATGAACTTGATGCTAAAGAAGATTACTTAGCTGAACTCGTCGCAAAACAAATTGGTGAACTCGAAAGAATTTCCGGCATGAGCTCTGAACAGGCAAAACAAATTCTGCTTGATCAATTAAAACAAGACCTTCAACAAGAAGCTAATCATTTGATTAGAGAAAATGAAAATAAAATCAAAGAAACTTCTAATGAAAAAGCGAAAGAAATTTTAACAACAACTATGCAAAGATGCTTGATTGACCAAGTCGTTGAATCAACTGTTGCCGTTGTTAATTTGCCGTCAGATGAAATGAAAGGGCGTATTATCGGTCGTGAAGGTCGTAATATCAGAACTTTAGAAACCCTTACAGGCGTAGATTTGATTATTGATGATACTCCTGAAGCCGTTGTTTTATCAAGCTTTGACCCTGTAAGAAGGGAAATTGCTAAGCTTGCTCTTGAAAAATTAATCGTAGACGGTCGTATTCATCCGGTAAGAATTGAAGAAATGGTCGAAAAAGCAAGAGAAGAAATTGAACAAAAAATTAAACAAGAAGGTGAAAATGCCGCTCTTGATATGGGCGTTATGAACTTGAACAAAGAACTTGTTAAAACTTTAGGTCGTCTATATTACAGAACAAGCTATGGACAAAATGTTTTAAAACACTCTTTGGAAGTCGGACATATTGCTGGCATGATTGCTGCTGAAATTGGTGCAAATGTCTATATCGCAAAACGTGCAGGTCTTTTGCATGATATCGGAAAAGCAGTTGACCAAACTCAAGAAGGTACTCATATTGAACTAGGCGTTGAACTTGCCAGAAAATATGGCGAAAAAGAAGAAATCGTTCATGCAATAGAAGCTCACCATGATGATGTTACTGCAAATTCAATAGAGGCAGTCCTTGTAAAGCTTGCAGATGCTGTATCAGCAGGACGTCCGGGTGCAAGACGTGATACTCTTGAAATTTATATCAAAAGACTTCAAAAACTTGAAGAAATCGCCTCCAGCTATGAAGGTATTAAACAATCCTTCGCAGTACAAGCAGGACGTGAAGTCAGAGTTGTTGTTCAACCTGAAAAATTTGATGATTTGGCAAGTAATAAACTTGCAAGAGATATTGCAAAACGTATTGAAGATGAGTTGGATTATCCGGGGCAAATTCGTGTAACTGTTGTTAGAGAGACTCGTACAACAGAGATTGCAAAATAA
- a CDS encoding pitrilysin family protein, translated as MEINQNYLNRINFKGNLIDTASSVAKPSDAQKPQITSLSSNPIAQAQIGLKTPISYTKISETFIPETEKYMNLYKLANGQKVAILPKEGPTIVKTYFNVGSMNEPDNLRGISHYIEHNLFNGTDKIGPGEFFHKVADMGAYTNAATGYNTTNYYIKSQLLNNETLGEIIKLHADQVQNPKFAPDQLIKEKGPVTSEITMYSDNAYNTTQNIALKNLFQINSTSEDMVAGSIKNINSLTREDVVNYYNTWYTPDNAITVITGDVDPEKTMELVAKNFNKQNPVEPMKRIHEELTPIQSTKRVDIKKANAIKTSMVMGFAGPPSNDTKAQLTLKVLDYILTNNMNSRLTKALDKEQLWAFLNTEKIGNNPSDPTGIFFVMDAPEEKSEKGLKIIYNELQNLQTNPPTEDEIKNAVNKIKLNRSSCFEKSSYINDYIGESLLDNNTTQLSNYKEILDSIDTSDIQNFIKNYLDLNKTSISVVHPAATTNEQLKSNYKNANSQNVSFKGSITGSSPANIYKDVKEYTLLNNTTVSFLPKKDGLAKSTITFATPNELNLSNPEINMLNSLLNKGTASKDISAFTNILDDKSSDISFVVGSDGILVMTSCPTEDLQTILNLSHEVLNHPRFTQEEFEKAKQEQLDNLKNQYKSPSDKAGRIMFPNKRIYQSTEKNIEELEKMTLNDLVNVYNKMILNASAHATLTAPTDENPNIFTEYMNNLYANIKPLKPIDYNIEKTYTQNSKPQIVTDTEENAQADVLQTYKYKNNRNIEDEAKLKVLNTILGGGASSRLFTDLRESQKLAYHVSSFNDNIGDTGTINLNIQTTTDDPNDPTASPENVKKALAGFDKHINELKTKQVTEAELQKAKLMLKNDILNDLETSSSKYANLASTCLTPYGKNYTEKLFNAIGNVTIKDIQNTANYIFKDAPVTSIVASKKTIESLNLNKTAD; from the coding sequence ATGGAAATAAATCAAAACTATTTAAACAGAATAAATTTCAAAGGCAACTTAATCGATACGGCAAGCTCTGTTGCCAAACCTTCTGATGCTCAAAAACCGCAAATAACATCTTTATCATCTAACCCTATAGCTCAAGCTCAAATCGGACTAAAAACACCTATTTCTTATACGAAAATATCAGAAACTTTTATCCCTGAAACCGAAAAATATATGAATTTATACAAACTGGCAAATGGACAAAAAGTAGCGATTTTACCCAAAGAAGGTCCAACAATTGTTAAAACCTATTTCAACGTCGGCTCTATGAATGAACCCGATAATCTTAGAGGAATAAGCCATTATATTGAGCATAATCTATTCAATGGAACAGACAAAATCGGCCCGGGAGAATTCTTCCACAAAGTAGCTGATATGGGAGCCTATACCAATGCTGCAACAGGATATAATACAACAAACTACTATATCAAATCCCAACTTCTCAATAATGAAACTTTGGGCGAAATCATAAAACTCCACGCCGACCAAGTTCAAAATCCAAAATTTGCCCCAGACCAATTAATCAAGGAAAAAGGACCTGTTACATCTGAAATAACTATGTACAGTGACAATGCATATAACACTACTCAAAACATAGCTCTTAAAAATTTATTTCAAATCAATTCAACCTCTGAGGATATGGTTGCAGGAAGTATCAAAAATATCAACTCTTTGACACGAGAAGATGTTGTAAACTATTACAACACTTGGTACACTCCGGATAATGCCATCACTGTTATAACAGGTGACGTTGACCCCGAAAAAACAATGGAGCTTGTTGCTAAGAACTTTAACAAACAAAACCCCGTTGAACCTATGAAAAGAATACACGAAGAGCTTACCCCGATACAATCGACCAAAAGAGTTGACATAAAAAAAGCAAATGCCATTAAAACATCTATGGTTATGGGGTTTGCAGGTCCTCCAAGTAATGACACAAAGGCTCAATTAACATTAAAAGTTCTCGATTATATATTGACTAACAATATGAACTCACGTCTTACAAAGGCGTTGGACAAAGAACAACTATGGGCTTTTTTAAATACAGAAAAAATCGGGAATAACCCATCTGACCCAACAGGAATTTTTTTCGTGATGGATGCTCCTGAAGAAAAATCAGAAAAAGGACTCAAAATCATTTATAATGAATTACAAAATCTCCAAACAAATCCTCCGACAGAAGACGAAATTAAAAACGCTGTAAACAAAATAAAGCTTAATCGTTCATCATGTTTTGAAAAATCTTCCTACATAAACGATTATATAGGAGAATCTCTACTTGACAACAATACAACTCAATTGTCTAATTACAAGGAAATTTTAGACAGCATTGATACATCTGATATTCAAAACTTTATAAAGAACTATTTAGACTTAAATAAAACATCTATAAGTGTCGTACACCCTGCAGCTACGACTAATGAGCAATTAAAATCCAACTATAAAAATGCTAATTCTCAAAACGTAAGTTTCAAGGGTTCAATTACAGGTTCTTCTCCAGCAAATATATATAAAGATGTAAAAGAATATACACTTTTAAATAACACGACCGTATCATTTTTACCTAAAAAAGACGGATTAGCAAAGTCAACAATTACTTTTGCTACCCCAAATGAATTAAACTTAAGTAATCCTGAAATAAATATGCTTAACTCATTACTAAACAAGGGGACAGCAAGTAAAGATATAAGTGCGTTTACCAATATTTTAGATGACAAATCTTCTGACATTTCATTTGTCGTCGGTTCTGATGGGATTTTAGTTATGACATCTTGCCCTACAGAAGATTTGCAAACAATTCTCAATTTATCTCATGAGGTATTAAACCATCCCAGATTTACTCAAGAAGAATTTGAAAAAGCAAAACAAGAACAATTAGACAATTTAAAAAACCAATACAAATCCCCCTCTGACAAAGCCGGCAGGATAATGTTCCCGAATAAAAGAATATATCAATCCACGGAAAAAAATATTGAAGAACTTGAAAAAATGACATTAAATGACTTAGTCAATGTCTACAATAAAATGATTTTAAATGCATCAGCACATGCTACATTAACGGCACCAACTGATGAAAATCCAAATATTTTTACAGAATATATGAATAATTTATACGCAAATATTAAACCTTTAAAACCCATTGATTATAATATCGAAAAAACTTATACCCAAAATTCGAAACCACAAATTGTAACGGATACAGAAGAAAATGCACAAGCTGATGTTCTTCAAACGTATAAATATAAGAATAATCGCAATATTGAAGATGAAGCAAAATTAAAAGTTTTGAACACGATACTTGGTGGCGGTGCAAGTTCAAGATTATTTACAGACCTTAGAGAATCTCAAAAACTTGCCTATCACGTTTCCTCATTTAATGATAATATCGGCGATACAGGAACTATTAATTTGAATATCCAAACTACGACTGATGACCCCAATGACCCAACAGCCTCTCCTGAGAACGTAAAGAAAGCACTTGCAGGATTTGATAAACACATAAATGAGTTGAAAACGAAACAAGTAACTGAAGCAGAACTTCAAAAAGCAAAATTAATGTTGAAAAATGATATTTTAAATGATTTAGAAACATCAAGCTCTAAATATGCAAATCTTGCTTCTACCTGTTTAACCCCTTATGGAAAAAACTATACGGAAAAACTTTTCAACGCAATTGGCAATGTAACAATCAAAGATATTCAAAATACCGCAAATTACATTTTTAAAGATGCACCTGTTACATCAATTGTTGCAAGCAAAAAAACCATCGAGTCTTTAAATTTGAATAAAACTGCCGATTAA